A stretch of Podospora bellae-mahoneyi strain CBS 112042 chromosome 5, whole genome shotgun sequence DNA encodes these proteins:
- a CDS encoding hypothetical protein (EggNog:ENOG503P23G; COG:Q) yields MDTTMVTVTIVVDNFVRFISAMISSQPHQARVPSPGEAFVEMAILALKGLVPMVWLRSKTSPVEFLVGGAALLVMVLAVSHLHTAEPSKPSSAEGGKIKGILLKAPKPRHAYKPRVAFDPTLDTGNKVLKRSHDVCGDGGMM; encoded by the coding sequence ATGGACACAACCATGGTTACGGTGACGATTGTAGTAGATAACTTCGTTCGATTCATCTCGGCCATGATCTCAAGTCAGCCACACCAAGCCCGGGTCCCCAGTCCGGGTGAGGCCTTCGTCGAGATGGCCATCTTGGCGCTCAAGGGGCTGGTCCCCATGGTATGGCTTCGCAGCAAGACCTCCCCGGTTGAGTTTCTCGTTGGAGGGGCCGCACTGCTTGTGATGGTCCTCGCTGTCAGCCATCTCCATACTGCCGAGCCGAGCAAACCTTCTTCTGCCGAAGGAGGGAAGATAAAGggcatcctcctcaaggCGCCAAAGCCTCGACATGCGTACAAACCGAGGGTTGCATTTGACCCGACGTTGGACACGGGTAACAAGGTCCTGAAGCGGAGTCACGACGTGTGCGGAGATGGGGGAATGATGTAA
- a CDS encoding hypothetical protein (EggNog:ENOG503P0YW; COG:S) gives MPYLHWEIEKRLVRMTNVMRKTRLENEEEFAYERLSKRKGTWGSVVDRARARAQRMNSTTSEFGEWDEGSPSWRPQSPLGSYLWQASKLYQLIDEAADWRLITNHLYSPSPLHPRRTLEQYYYWTADDTTQRDRQQVVYRATQMRSDPEAIPRVVMVDQLWLWILDENTILSAFPRRWGRNKPDPSAVHRAIRDHLGAIDHAQITSVYDLALIIIDECSKVFFDRTKPDLRPEVVDMFSSAISSISEKKTDAYERFGRDVKRMNTQDPLQTAEELLRKSLNIKFEWSVLMEAQNLIDQLQIMQEIFTQQITVMGDFEKALRAMSSESQGPSDLKPALARAAALIEDMKLRRDELWNLEKRQANTRSQVTASYHDVIADLGMLTAIPVAARTPRHEATAVGNYRGQGRHPQGRRERCARQIDCRLHRGDHFLPSSFLLRHLLWHERARVKRGLHEAEYPTCVHV, from the exons ATGCCTTACCTGCACTGGGAAATCGAGAAGAGGCTTGTTAGAATGACCAATGTGATGCGCAAGACACGACTCGAGAACGAAGAGGAGTTTGCTTACGAGCGTCTGAGCAAGCGGAAAGGGACTTGGGGCAGCGTTGTCGACAGAGCTCGAGCCCGAGCTCAACGAATGAACAGCACCACGTCGGAATTCGGGGAGTGGGACGAAGGGTCCCCCTCATGGAGGCCGCAATCGCCTCTCGGGAGCTACCTGTGGCAGGCGTCGAAGCTGTATCAGCTCATAGACGAAGCGGCAGACTGGCGCCTGATTACAAACCACCTTTACTCTCCATCGCCCCTTCACCCACGCAGGACGCTTGAGCAATACTACTACTGGACGGCTGACGACACAACGCAGAGAGATCGTCAACAAGTTGTTTACCGGGCCACGCAAATGAGAAGTGACCCAGAGGCTATCccaagggtggtgatggttgacCAGTTATGGCTGTGGATCTTGGACGAGA ACACCATTCTATCTGCCTTTCCCCGCCGGTGGGGCCGCAATAAGCCAGACCCGTCTGCTGTGCATCGCGCCATTCGAGATCACCTGGGGGCCATCGATCATGCCCAAATCACCTCGGTCTACGACTTGGCGTTGATCATCATCGACGAATGTTCCAAAGTGTTCTTCGACCGCACCAAGCCTGACCTCCGACCCGAAGTGGTAGACATGTTTAGCTCTGCCATTTCAAGCATT TCAGAGAAGAAGACCGACGCTTACGAACGCTTTGGAAGAGATGTCAAGAGAATGAACACCCAAGACCCACTCCAGACGGCAGAGGAACTGCTGAGAAAGTCTCTCAACATCAAGTTCGAATGGTCGGTGCTGATGGAGGCGCAGAACCTCATAGACCAACTTCAGATCATGCAAGAGATATTCACCCAGCAGATAACCGTGATGGGCGACTTTGAGAAGGCGCTCAGGGCCATGAGCTCGGAATCTCAGGGCCCTTCTGATCTCAAGCCTGCCCTCGCACGGGCAGCGGCTTTGATTGAGGACATGAAACTACGCCGGGATGAGCTTTGGAACTTGGAGAAGAGACAGGCCAATACTCGGAGCCAGGTAACTGCCTCCTATCACGACGTTATCGCGGATCTGGGTATGCTGACAGCAATTCCTGTAGCTGCGAGAACTCCTCGACATGAAGCAACAGCAGTCGGGAATTatcgaggccaaggccgccATCCGCAGGGCAGACGAGAGCGTTGTGCAAGGCAGATCGATTGTCGTCTTCACCGTGGTGACCATTTTCTTC CTTCctctttccttcttcgccACCTTCTTTGGCATGAACGCGCAAGAGTTAAACGAGGGCTACATGAGGCTGAGTACCCAACTTGTGTACATGTGTGA
- a CDS encoding hypothetical protein (EggNog:ENOG503NXW2; COG:Q) produces the protein MLGTNHCPSRHTHQIADTSRSSLGTRISQHSFAWQTWTPQTSSMDNPNVARLLKNVSGGREGCLLGVGGLSQYQELPGGISTLPGITEVPSRLEDYLSPKMASLLLPSPQLPRLANLLTSSVLLHLLIALLLLSLAYRVHRWHKLCHVPGPFLAGWTSLWLTRGFISYKVYEDMHALTKKYGPVVRVAPNKVIINNIDSIYRITSARSEYKKSDWYLLARVMPGADNLLSMRDPKLRAKRLRHFSGKNQDDFEPAVDKTISTLLDLINTKYLSSPSQHRLMNLAQKSHFYTLDSFGEIAYSQSFGSLDTDSDVLGIVKTGDVTFPLLSAVHNHHKIFQTIQKWPFYYLLPREGDKVGFGRVFGLALEIVNKRSREVGEEGVDKKRDMLQSMMDNGLEGDELRSEVAMSFFVGSDTVASAIRMTMLLLMTHPVVYRRLQEEIDDAAEKGKISRPVTNDEAKRHLPYMQAVIQESLRLFPPSSIVPFFKEVPETGDTVDGYYLPKGTTIGTGCVMWSMNRDEDFWGPDANLFRPERWLEANEERWTEMERCVDLIFGSGKFVCAGKKIAFMQMYKLFPELLRGYNWSLPDPLRLPTIDNPTIWDIHGLMVRIEKR, from the exons ATGCTTGGTACGAATCATTGCCCATCCCGACACACCCACCAGATTGCCGACACATCCAGATCTAGTTTAGGCACTCGCATATCACAACACTCCTTTGCCTGGCAAACATGGACGCCACAGACATCGAGTATGGACAACCCCAACGTGGCTCGGTTATTGAAGAATGTTAGTGGAGGTAGAGAGGGATGCCtgcttggggttgggggtctAAGCCAATACCAAGAGCTACCTGGAGGGATAAGTACGCTGCCCGGTATCACGGAAGTACCTAGCAGGTTGGAGGATTACCTG TCACCAAAGATGGCCTCCCTACTCCTACCATCCCCCCAGCTTCCCCGTCtagccaacctcctcacaaGCTCAgtactcctccacctcctcatcgccctcctcctcctaaGTCTCGCCTACCGTGTCCACCGCTGGCATAAACTCTGTCATGTCCCTGGCCCCTTCCTAGCAGGATGGACCTCCCTCTGGCTCACCCGCGGCTTCATCAGCTACAAAGTCTACGAAGACATGCACGCCCTCACCAAGAAATATGGCCCTGTCGTCCGTGTAGCTCCAAACAAGGtgatcatcaacaacattgACTCCATCTACCGCATCACCAGCGCGCGGTCAGAGTACAAAAAGAGTGACTGGTACCTCCTCGCACGGGTGATGCCGGGGGCGGATAATCTCCTCTCAATGAGAGATCCAAAGCTGAGAGCCAAGAGGTTGAGACAT TTCTCGGGCAAAAACCAAGACGACTTCGAACCCGCCGTTGACAaaaccatctccaccctcctcgacctcatcaacaccaaatacctctcatccccctcccaacaccgCCTCATGAACCTGGCCCAGAAATCCCACTTCTACACCTTGGACTCGTTCGGTGAAATAGCCTACAGCCAGTCCTTCGGCTCCCTCGACACCGACAGCGACgtcctcggcatcgtcaAAACAGGCGACGTGACCTTCCCTCTGCTCAGCGCGGtgcacaaccaccacaagatCTTCCAGACGATTCAAAAATGGCCTTTTTactacctcctccccagggAAGGGGACAAAGtcggttttgggagggtgTTTGGCCTGGCGCTGGAGATTGTGAACAAGAGGTcgagggaggttggggaggagggggtggataaAAAGAGGGATATGCTGCAGAGCATGATGGACAatgggctggagggggatgagctGAGGAGTGAGGTTGCCATGTCTTT TTTTGTCGGGTCGGACACGGTTGCATCTGCCATCAGAATGACGATGTTGTTGCTCATGACACACCCCGTTGTGTATAGGCGTTTACAAGAGGAGATCGACGACGCCGCAGAGAAGGGCAAAATCAGCCGGCCGGTGACGAACGATGAGGCAAAGAGGCATCTTCCGTACATGCAGGCTGTGATTCAAGAGTCACTCCGGTTATTCCCCCCCTCGTCAATCGTCCCGTTTTTCAAGGAGGTCCCTGAGACGGGGGATACAGTCGACGGATACTACCTCCCCAAGGGAACCACCATCGGCACAGGGTGTGTCATGTGGAGTATGAACCGCGACGAAGACTTCTGGGGTCCGGACGCGAACCTCTTCCGACCGGAGAGGTGGCTTGAAGCGAACGAGGAGAGATGGACCGAGATGGAACGGTGTGTGGATTTGATCTTTGGGAGTGGCAAGTTTGTCTGTGCTGGGAAGAAGATTGCGTTTATGCAGATGTACAAGTTGTTTCCCGAG TTACTGAGAGGGTATAACTGGTCTCTGCCAGATCCGTTGCGCCTGCCAACGATTGATAACCCTACCATCTGGGATATCCACGGGTTGATGGTGCGGATAGAGAAGAGGTAG
- a CDS encoding hypothetical protein (COG:F; COG:P; EggNog:ENOG503P110), producing MHISPPPPPPLLLPLEDTTRINHHHQNNSTHNLTHELLIASLAIQRASLLTKRVLQTLTSNNNPSPSPTTCPSTPVTGHPFFPSTTTCLNPSYDPSSRRLSIAKPDASPVTIADFASQALLISTIHHHFPSDTFIGEEDSSSLRHNPDLCSQVFDLVSTTYLSDPAAEALLGPRPGSIPEMLGLIDLGCGKGTRGKRCWSMDPIDGTSAFLKGEQYAVSLALLDGEGRELMGLLGCPNLGIGVVVGGGRIEEAEVDREGWGVMLSAVRGEGCALVRSMGKAGLNKVVKRINRRKGKQREIRTEELHFVDSRVSCATDSGMVEQLARRAGAGRTGERTEIYSSHMRYAAMVLGGREFVQVRFPKRPKGEAAPWCVWDHAGSQLIYTESGAGKVTDLEGRPIDFGAGRKLTNNWGLITADESVHGRMLELAGEVLKEAGR from the coding sequence ATGCAcatatcaccacccccaccaccacccctcctcctccccttggAGGACACCACCCGTataaaccaccaccaccaaaacaacagcacccacaacctcacccacgAACTCCTCATCGCCTCTCTCGCCATCCAGcgcgcctccctcctcaccaaacGCGTCCTCCAAACTCTCACCTcgaacaacaacccctcaccctcaccaacaacctgcccctccacccccgtaACCGgccaccccttcttcccctccaccaccacctgcctcaacccatcctacgacccctcctcccgccgcCTCTCCATCGCCAAACCCGACGCCTCCCCGGTAACGATAGCCGACTTTGCCTCCCAAGCGCTGctcatctccaccatccaccaccattTCCCGTCCGACACCTTCATCGGGGAGGaagactcctcctccctccgccaCAACCCCGACCTCTGCTCCCAGGTCTTTGATCTCGTCTCCACCACTTACCTCTCGGACCCTGCCGCGGAGGCGTTGCTGGGCCCGCGACCGGGGAGCATACCCGAGATGCTGGGGTTGATTGATCTGGGCTGTGGGAAGGGGacaagggggaagaggtgctGGAGTATGGATCCCATTGACGGGACGAGCGCGTTTTTGAAAGGGGAGCAGTACGCTGTTAGCTTGGCgttgttggatggggaggggagggagctgaTGGGGTTGCTGGGCTGTCCTAATCTGGGgatcggggtggtggtcggtggggggaggattgaggaggccgaggtggacagggaggggtggggggttatGTTGAGTGCTGtgcggggggaggggtgcgCTCTTGTGAGATCGATGGGGAAGGCAGGGTTGAACAAGGTTGTCAAGAGGATCAACAGGCGAAAGGGGAAACAGCGGGAGATCAGGACGGAGGAGTTGCATTTTGTGGATTCGAGGGTGAGCTGTGCTACGGATAGCGGGATGGTGGAACAGCTTGCGAGGAGGGCCggggcggggaggacgggggagaggacCGAGATTTACTCTTCGCACATGAGGTATGCGGCTATGGTTTTGGGAGGGCGGGAGTTTGTCCAGGTGAGGTTTCCGAAACGACCGAAAGGGGAGGCGGCGCCGTGGTGCGTCTGGGATCATGCGGGTTCACAGCTTATCTACACGGAGTCGGGGGCCGGGAAGGTGACAGACCTGGAAGGGAGACCGATAGATTtcggggcggggaggaagctgACGAATAACTGGGGGCTGATCACGGCCGATGAGAGCGTGCATGGCAGGATGCTCGAgctggcgggggaggtgctgaAGGAGGCAGGGAGGTAG
- a CDS encoding hypothetical protein (EggNog:ENOG5039V82; COG:Z), translated as MPLQFTSIPGQGKNPGHPSSTPPIPTTGSPPFQVDSPTPAARYPVTMGTPAGTDLLALAPTSPSLPLPPPTTPLGSFPATIAAPLAGSPAGPPGGHPDDILGMLQREQTALEKRFVEGKNAWGYASVPHTDIVRYGEVLANLATATAANAPVAPAVPVVSPALSSVSAASLNREMARLADLEKILRQREKQLLQAEVEAKASLDSLARAIEEKKHQLAGLEPREAELLQREAVAVERETALNEREDALTAGEDALDKEKEDLEAREKAAAAILEQQKIVETQKVTLRLWREDLDDENKALEARKRELEEEEKNLEEKKRALEEKERRPPEETELGKKEEGLRMREEALKEKEKALKEKEEELKKKNRNFVAVNTSLVKKDMENAAREKEIERRLAEMAEREAEMAKRQAALDPRSAYHSLPSGGQTTPQFVADMDQRVVIGYDLGWQAALPIGVEQGRRAAAAQTTTMHIQHQETVLARIRNMLACFGAERMDLDVRKEFKTLQLVIKSNIDVERIHADSIEMTADERLDASIPKPGNKVWEFIRVMKIECGCPVYYYFPAHPKPGPQPTAGIVRPAPQGETPQSLGVAPVTIVGNTYNLPPDARVVFTAPAGPDPALLAGPIPSLELTAPGGVSRTITGTPGPNARRRVRSVTPSPGALQPPPRADTKRARSESPTPAPAPAPKRTRCRLPKNKNVIAVTTVTDPPPAARPGRPIPGGLRPLAVAPAPAVTTATTVVGTTTAQEGFTSSAFAPAPAAAAPAPPTVGVEHDADDVESDEEQDQVVVQKNEEKKAEQAPGNVDDENKNEGEDGMDMHLAAPVGWMERKN; from the exons ATGCCTCTTCAGTTTACCTCGATCCCCGGCCAGGGGAAAAATCCTggccacccctcctccacccctcccatccccaccacgGGGAGTCCGCCCTTCCAGGTGGACAGTCCGACCCCGGCCGCGAGGTACCCAGTTACCATGGGCACTCCCGCTGGCACagaccttcttgccctcgcccccacctctccctctctccctctccctcctcccaccactcccctcGGCAGCTTTCctgccaccatcgccgctcCTCTCGCCGGTTCGCCCGCTGGTCCTCCCGGAGGACATCCTGACGACATCCTGGGGATGCTCCAAAGGGAGCAGACAGCCCTGGAGAAGAGGtttgtggaggggaagaacgCCTGGGGGTACGCTAGTGTCCCCCATACCGACATCGTTCGGTATGGTGAGGTCCTCGCAAAcctcgccaccgccaccgccgccaacgcCCCTGTCGCCCCGGCCGTCCCTGTCGTCTCTCCGGCCCTGTCTTCCgtctccgccgcctctcTCAACAGAGAGATGGCGAGGCTCGCCGACTTGGAGAAGATCCTCCGCCAGAGGGAGAAGCAGCTTCTCcaggccgaggttgaggcGAAAGCCTCCCTCGATAGCCTCGCCAGAGCTatcgaggagaagaagcaccaGCTCGCGGGTCTCGAGCCCCGTGAGGCGGAACTCCTCCAGCGGgaggctgtggctgtggAGAGAGAAACCGCTCTCAATGAGCGGGAAGATGCCCTCACGGCTGGGGAGGACGCCCtcgacaaggaaaaggaggatttggaggcgagggagaaggctgccgctgctaTTCTTGAGCAGCAGAAGATTGTCGAGACCCAAAAGGTCACCCTCCGGCTTtggagggaggatttggacGACGAGAATAAGGCCctggaggcgaggaagagggagctggaggaggaagagaagaacctggaggagaagaagagggccttggaggagaaggagagacgTCCCCCggaggagacggagctggggaagaaggaagaggggttgagaatgagggaggaggcgttgaaagagaaggagaaggcgctgaaagagaaggaggaggagttgaagaagaagaacaggaaTTTCGTCGCCGTCAACACCAGCCTCGTCAAGAAGGACATGGAGAACGCggcaagagagaaagagatcGAGAGAAGActggccgagatggcggAACGagaggccgagatggcgaAGAGACAGGCTGCCCTCGACCCCCGGTCGGCATATCACAGCCTTCCCAGCGGCGGTCAGACCACACCCCAGTTCGTCGCCGATATGGATCAGCGGGTGGTGATCGGATACGACCTCGGCTGGCAAGCCGCTCTCCCCATCGGGGTTGAGCAAGGTCGTcgagccgccgccgcccagaCAACAACGATGCATATCCAGCATCAAGAAACCGTCCTGGCCAGAATCCGGAATATGCTCGCCTGTTTTGGCGCAGAGAGGATGGATTTGGACGTGAGAAAGGAGTTTAAGACGCTCCAGTTGGTTATCAAATCCAACATCGACGTCGAGCGTATCCACGCCGACAGCATCGAGATGACTGCGGACGAGAGACTCGATGCCAGCATCCCCAAGCCCGGCAACAAGGTCTGGGAGTTTATCCGGGTGATGAAGATCGAGTGTGGCTGCCCGGTCTATTACTACTTCCCCGCCCACCCCAAGCCCGGCCCCCAGCCCACGGCTGGAATTGTGAGGCCCGCCCCTCAGGGGGAAACTCCCCAGTCTTTGGGAGTGGCGCCGGTGACTATCGTGGGCAACACCtacaacctccctcccgacGCCCGGGTCGTCTTCACCGCCCCCGCTGGACCCGACcctgccctcctcgccggaccaatcccctccctcgaGCTCACCGCACCCGGCGGCGTCAGCCGCACCATCACAGGGACGCCAGGCCCGAACGCGAGACGCCGCGTCCGTTCTGTGACCCCCTCCCCGGGGGCTTTACAGCCTCCCCCGAGGGCCGATACCAAGAGAGCTCGGTCTGAATCCCCCACTCCGGCCCCGGCACCAGCCCCGAAGAGAACCCGTTGTCGTCTCCCGAAGAACAAGAACGTGATCGCCGTGACGACGGTGACGGACCCTCCTCCCGCCGCGCGCCCTGGCCGGCCCATCCCTGGTGGGCTGCGACCTCTGGCCGTTGCTCCCGCTCCGGCGGTTACGACGGCAACGACGGTGGTTGGTACAACCACAGCTCAGGAGGGATTTACGTCCTCAGCTTTTGCCCCCGCTCCCGCGGCTGCGGCTCCCGCTCCCCCGACTGTAGGGGTTGAGCATGACgctgatgatgtcgagtCTGACGAAGAGCAGGACCAGGTGGTGGTCCAGAAGaatgaggagaagaaggcag AACAGGCCCCCGGAAATGTCGACGACGAGAACAAGaacgagggtgaggatggcatGGATATGCACCTCGCTGCTCCGGTCGGGTGGATGGAGCGCAAGAATTGa
- a CDS encoding hypothetical protein (EggNog:ENOG503PXS9), translating into MHLPTSGQELEKRDIKEFWNKLISPWCKTFPKSLGCPKPEEPAPQPEPSPTTPTPTNPPLEAPVVPVPAPVPTTPASAPDTEKPPVNNTPVTNPVKTPAEDPPKNSAPTPGNSGGGGGSGNESGNGSSPGTGSGAGNGSGGGSGNGSGNGSGSGSGSGSGSGSTPSPGVGQGSGSGSGSGSNQGSNPGTGSGSGSGSSNGSGSGSSSGNGSGSPTPTSGNSNSGSSGSGSSGNGNSGSNSNSGNGKQGAGSTTTGPQKAFPSTAGNALLAVDGTQNGQNQVTQKGADSATGGGYVPGSDYTSTDEFGYTYHGELDQNSGGVRGTSGTGTNNGSNPGSTDNTNNANEKGSSPMIGIIGAVVSLLVVLLLLIALLYRYRRTRRVQAFLTRCTPFKIAPYSKKEKKRSSMGNGLLFSDIGDAADSAMYEKRSSMNYGTATAPPPPVSSSVTLPAAATIPPLRLDCAPSNNNNLSLMDKRASSPTSGLLIDFSPLTPGLPTIPSPTIPRRSSQDSIGAASIASSGVFSPSLISWPMPPSTPGNSRPTTGTGCNWPVLQPETVPAVPAVIQQTSAAAASAPPSRPTTGGSHRYSLMPVIKPAQPALPSNWVKPKGWD; encoded by the exons ATGCATCTTCCAACCTCTGGCCAAGAGCTAGAGAAAAGGGACATCAAGGAGTTCTGGAACAAGCTCATCAGCCCATGGTGCAAGACGTTTCCCAAGTCGCTGGGATGTCCCAAGCCTGAGGAGCCCGCCCCCCAGCCGGAGCCGAGCCCGACGACACCCACGCCGACGAACCCTCCATTGGAAGCCCCCGTGGTGCCGGTGCCCGCGCCGGTTCCTACCACGCCAGCATCGGCCCCGGATACGGAGAAGCCTCCTGTCAACAATACTCCGGTTACTAATCCAGTCAAGACACCAGCGGAGGACCCGCCAAAGAACAGTGCCCCTACGCCTGGGAActcgggaggtggaggagggtcaGGAAATGAGTCGGGCAATGGGTCTAGTCCTGGAACAGGATCTGGTGCAGGGAACGGGTCGGGTGGTGGTTCCGGCAATGGCTCGGGGAATGGTTCAGGCAGTGGGTCGGGTTCAGGATCAGGTTCGGGCTCAACTCCCAGCCCTGGTGTAGGACAgggttctggttctggttctggttcgGGTTCAAATCAAGGATCGAATCCAGGGActggctccggctccggctccggctccagcAATGGGTCTGGTTCAGGATCGAGCTCTGGCAATGGCTCTGGttcgccaacaccaacctctgGGAACTCCAACTCTGGATCTTCTGGCTCGGGTTCATCTGGCAATGGGAACTCAGGATCCAACAGCAATTCAGGCAATGGCAAACAGGGAGCcggctcaacaacaacagggcCCCAAAAGGCgttcccctccaccgcagGAAACGCCCTCTTGGCTGTGGATGGCACCCAAAACGGACAGAACCAAGTCACCCAGAAAGGCGCCGACTCAGCCACAGGCGGCGGCTATGTTCCCGGCTCAGATTACACCTCCACCGACGAGTTTGGTTACACCTATCATGGCGAGCTTGACCAGAACTCAGGGGGCGTTCGCGGGACGTCAGGAACAGGCACCAACAACGGCTCAAATCCCGGCAGTACCGACAATACCAATAACGCCAACGAGAAAGGCTCCAGCCCCATGATCGGCATCATCGGAGCCGTAGTCT CCCTCCTGGTagtgctcctcctcctcatcgccctccttTACCGCTACCGCCGCACCCGGCGCGTCCAAGCCTTCCTGACAAGATGCACCCCTTTCAAAATCGCCCCTTACAgcaagaaggaaaagaaacgCTCATCAATGGGCAACGGCCTCTTATTCAGCGACATCGGTGATGCAGCTGACTCGGCAATGTACGAGAAGCGAAGCAGCATGAACTACGGCACCGCCactgccccccctcccccagtcTCCTCATCGGTTACTCTCCCCGCCGCAGCCACGATCCCCCCCCTCAGGCTGGATTGCGCCCCTagtaacaacaacaacttaTCCCTAATGGACAAAcgcgcctcctcccccacgagCGGTCTGCTCATTGACTTTTCCCCTCTGACGCCAGGATTGCCAACTATTCCGTCTCCGACGATCCCCCGGCGGTCGAGTCAGGATTCCATCGGGGCGGCGAGTATAGCCTCTAGCGGGGTGTTCTCCCCTTCGTTGATCAGCTGGCCTATGCCGCCTTCTACGCCAGGGAATTCAAGGCCGACGACGGGAACGGGGTGTAACTGGCCGGTGTTGCAGCCAGAGACGGTGCCGGCTGTGCCCGCGGTTATTCAACAGacatctgctgctgctgctagtGCACCGCCTTCGAGGCCGACAACGGGGGGCTCGCACAGGTACAGTCTTATGCCTGTTATCAAGCCTGCTCAGCCGGCGCTGCCGAGCAACTGGGTCAAGCCCAAGGGGTGGGATTAG